In one window of Pseudomonadota bacterium DNA:
- a CDS encoding (Fe-S)-binding protein, whose translation MEDLKELKKVEKYIDQCMKCGFCTFFCPVYQEERVETSVARGKNYLAKLALRGEQQFTDELGKIIGKCLLCKRCVANCPAKAQIDRVVVGARAQMVKNKGLGFIKNLVFRKVMANRKAFGNYVRLARAFQWLLPKTEGTIRHLPDFLKALGQGRNIPEIAKVFLRDIVKEVNKPQDGKEPKMRVGFFMGCATDFVYPELGLKVIDFLTKRGIEVIVPKGQSCCGAAIYFSGDFETGRMLADENVKAFKDVDYIVTACATCSSTLKDYQKYLPDNEEQQKRYEAFEKKVKDSTEFVIDVMKIPPEEFELKKEFEGKVATWHDPCHLVRYQDIKDQPRAILKGLKGLKYVEMPNADLCCGMGGSFSVYHYDITKKIAGKKMDGIKATGADIVVTACPGCMINLIDNVLQNKMPQKVYHLLELVE comes from the coding sequence ATGGAAGATCTGAAAGAGCTTAAGAAAGTAGAAAAATATATAGATCAGTGTATGAAATGTGGCTTTTGTACCTTTTTTTGCCCCGTGTATCAGGAGGAACGGGTTGAAACATCAGTTGCGAGAGGGAAGAACTATCTCGCAAAACTCGCCCTTCGTGGAGAACAGCAGTTTACAGACGAACTGGGCAAAATCATAGGAAAATGCCTTCTCTGTAAGCGGTGTGTCGCAAACTGTCCTGCAAAGGCTCAGATTGACAGGGTTGTCGTGGGGGCAAGGGCCCAGATGGTAAAAAATAAAGGCCTGGGTTTTATAAAGAACCTTGTATTCCGGAAGGTTATGGCAAACAGAAAGGCTTTTGGAAATTATGTGAGGTTGGCCAGGGCATTTCAGTGGTTACTGCCAAAGACAGAGGGAACGATAAGGCACCTTCCTGATTTTTTGAAGGCCCTGGGACAGGGAAGAAACATACCTGAGATTGCAAAGGTGTTTTTGCGGGATATAGTGAAAGAGGTGAATAAACCTCAGGATGGGAAAGAGCCAAAGATGAGGGTCGGTTTTTTTATGGGGTGCGCTACAGATTTTGTGTATCCTGAATTGGGGCTCAAGGTCATAGATTTTCTTACAAAGAGGGGTATTGAGGTTATTGTCCCCAAGGGGCAGAGTTGTTGCGGTGCGGCTATCTATTTCAGCGGTGATTTTGAGACGGGGCGAATGCTTGCGGATGAAAACGTGAAGGCCTTTAAAGATGTTGATTATATAGTGACAGCATGTGCCACGTGTAGTTCTACACTTAAGGATTATCAAAAATACCTCCCGGATAATGAAGAGCAACAAAAGCGATACGAAGCGTTTGAGAAGAAGGTCAAGGATAGTACAGAATTTGTGATTGATGTTATGAAAATCCCGCCGGAAGAATTTGAATTGAAAAAAGAATTTGAAGGAAAGGTAGCTACATGGCATGACCCGTGCCATCTTGTGAGGTATCAGGATATCAAAGACCAGCCGAGGGCAATCCTTAAGGGCCTTAAGGGTCTGAAGTATGTGGAGATGCCAAATGCCGATTTGTGTTGCGGCATGGGTGGCTCCTTCAGCGTGTACCATTACGACATCACAAAGAAGATAGCAGGAAAGAAAATGGATGGTATCAAGGCCACTGGTGCGGATATTGTTGTTACAGCATGCCCTGGTTGTATGATAAACCTTATCGACAATGTTTTACAGAACAAGATGCCACAAAAGGTTTACCATCTTCTGGAACTTGTTGAATAA